The genome window GAAATATCCATCGCAGACGTAGCCTTGCCACGCAGCACCAGCCCCAGGGCCAACTGCGGCTGCGGCGACCAGTAGTGGGCAAGCAACGGCTCGGCGATGGCTGTGTCGGCGCTGCGCTGGCCCAATACCAGTGGCAAGGCACCGGCGGCATTGCCCAGCTCGCCGCCGACACACAGCAGGTCACCCGGCTGCGCACCGCTGCGGGTCAAGGCTTGCCCGGCCGGCACACGACCGAACACGGTCAGGGTCAAGCTCAGGGGGCCACGGGTGGTATCGCCGCCCACCAGGCCCACACCGCAGCGTTGCGCCATAAGGTTCAACCCTTGGGCATAGCGTTGCAGCCAATCGGCATCGACGGTCGGCGTGGTCAAGGCAAGGGTAAATGCGAGGGGGTTGGCGCCCATGGCCGCCAGGTCGCTCACCGCCACGGCCAACGAGCGCTGGCCAAGCAGGAAGGGGTCGCAGGGGTCGGCAAAATGCACCCCGGCCACCAGAGTATCGGTGGAGATCGCCAACTGCTCCCCAGCGGGAAGCGCCAGCAAGGCGCAGTCATCGCCGATCCCCAACGCAATGCCTTCACCGCCCTGCGCACAGGGCGCGGCGGCGAAGTAGTTGCGGATCAGCTCAAACTCGCCCATTCAGGTTTCAAGCGCGATTCAGCGCTTGTACGCCTTCACTTCGGCTTCACGCAGGCGCGGGGCCAGCTTGTCGAGCACGCCGTTGACGAACTTGTGGCCGTCGGTCGAACCGTAGACTTTCGCCAGTTCGATGCCTTCGTTGATCACCACGCGGTATGGCACGTCGACGCGATACAGCAGCTCCCAGGCCGACAGGCGCATCACGCACAGCTCAACCGGGTCCAGCTCTTCGATGGTCAGGTCCAGGCAAGGCGCCAGGGCTGTATCGATCTCGGTCAGATGGGCATGTACACCGTGCAGGATGTCGTGGAAGTACGGCAGGTCGGCGAAAGTGAAATCGTTGTCGACGCGAAACTGTGCTTCGATCTCGTTCAACGACGCGCCCGCCAGGTGACGCTGATAAAGCGCCTGGGTCGCCAACTGACGAGCAGCGCGACGCTTCTCGTTCTTGGACGGTTTGCCAGCATCGGCTGGACGTGGCTCGCGCGGGTTGAAGTTGTCGCTCTCGTCGGAAATCACTTGGCCTCCAACTGCGACAGCAGGCTGACCATTTCCAGGGCGGACAGGGCAGCTTCAGCGCCTTTGTTGCCGGCCTTGGTGCCGGAACGCTCGATGGCTTGTTCGATGGAATCCACGGTCAGCACGCCGAACGCAACCGGTACGCCGAACTCCATGGACACCTGGGCCAGGCCCTTGGTGCATTCGCCAGCCACGTATTCGAAGTGCGGCGTGCCGCCACGAATGACCGCGCCCAGGGCGATGATCGCCGCGTATTCACCCTGTTGAGCAACTTTTTGCGCAACCAGTGGAATTTCGAAGGCGCCAGGGGCACGGATGATGGTGATGTCGCTTTCGCTAACGCCGTGGCGAACCAGGGCGTCAACGGCACCGCTTACCAGGCTTTCAACCACGAAGCTGTTGAAGCGGCCAACCACCAGGGCATAGCGGCCTTTGGGGGCGATGAAGGTACCTTCGATGGTCTTCAGGGTCATTCGACAAATCTCTTAAAGAGCCGGGACGCGTGTATGACGCGTCCCTTAGTGATATTTGAACCGCGAACAAGGGGCGAAAATCGCCGGCCTTTATTCGGAGGGCACGTATTCTACTACTTCCAGGTCGAAACCGGATATCGCATTAAATTTCATCGGTGCGCTCATCAGGCGCATTTTGCGCACGCCCAGGTCACGCAGGATCTGCGAACCGGCACCGACGATGCTGTAGGTGGTCGGTTTTTTCACCGGCGCGTGGTCCGCCGTTTCGCGGATATGCGCCAGCAGCACATCGCCATCCAACGGATGGCCGAGCAACAGCACCACACCGCTGCCTGCCTCGGAGACCGCAGCCATGGCGGCGCGCAGGCTCCAACGGCCCGGCTGCTTGACCATCAGCAGGTCGCGCAATGGGTCCATGTTGTGCACCCGCACCAGGGTCGGCTCTTCGGCGCAGATGTTGCCCAGGGTCAGGGCCATGTGCACATCGCCTTCCACCGAATCACGGTAGGTCACCAAATTGAATTGGCCCAGTTCACTGTCCAGCGGCTGCTCGGCAATCCGCTGAACGGTACGTTCGTGGATCATGCGGTAGTGAATCAGGTCGGCAATGGTGCCGATCTTGAGGTTGTGTTCGGCGGCAAAGGCTTCGAGTTCGGTGCGACGGGCCATGGTGCCGTCGTCGTTCATCACTTCGCAGATCACGCCGCTCGGCTCGAAACCGGCCATGCGCGCCAGGTCGCAGGCGGCCTCGGTGTGGCCGGCACGGGCCAGGGTGCCGCCCGGTTGGGCCATCAGCGGGAAGATGTGGCCAGGGCTCACGATGTCTTCGGCCTTGGCATCTTTCGCGGCGGCGGCTTGTACCGTACGGGCGCGGTCGGCGGCGGAAATCCCGGTGGTGACGCCGGTAGTGGCTTCAATCGATACGGTGAACTTGGTGCCAAAACCCGAGCCATTGCGCGGCGCCATCAATGGCAGCTTGAGCAACTCGCAGCGCTCACGGCTCATGGGCATGCAGATCAGCCCACGGGCGTGCTTGGCCATGAAGTTGATGTGCTCAGGCTTGCAGGCCTCGGCGGCCATGATGATGTCGCCTTCGTTCTCGCGGTCTTCGTCATCCATCAGGATGACCATCTTGCCTTGGCGGATGTCTTCAACCAGTTCTTCGATGCTATTGAGCGCCACGCGGCACCCCCTTGGTCAGGATTTCAGGTAGCCGTTAGCGGCCAGAAAACTTTCGGTGATGTTCCCGGTTACAGGCTCTGCGGCCTTTTCGCCCAGCAACAGGCGCTCCAGGTAACGGGCAAGCAAGTCCACTTCCAGGTTCACCCGGCGACCCGGCTGGTAAGACGCCATGATGGTTTCGCTGAGGGTGTGGGGAATGATGGTCAGTTCAAATTCGGCGCCGTTCACGGCGTTCACGGTGAGGCTGGTGCCATCGACGGTGATCGAGCCTTTGTGGGCGATGTACTTGGCCAGCTCTTTGGGCGCGCGGATGCGGAATTCCACCGCACGCGCGTTTTCGCTGCGCGATACCACTTCGCCGACGCCGTCGACGTGGCCGCTGACCAGGTGACCGCCGAGGCGGGTGGTCGGGGTCAGGGCCTTTTCCAGGTTCACTGGGCTGCCGGCCTTGAGGTCGTTCATCGCGGTGCAGTCCAGGGTTTCCCGGCTGACGTCGGCGGCAAAGCCGTTGCCCGGCAGTTCGATGACGGTGAGGCACACGCCGCTGACGGCGATGCTGTCGCCCAGCTTGACGTCGCCCAGGTCCAACTTGCCGGTTTCAACCAGCAGGCGCACGTCGCCGCCCTTGGGAGTCATGGCGCGGATGCTGCCGATGGATTCGATAATGCCGGTGAACATGGCCTTCTCCTGGAGAACGGGACGGGCACTTGAGCGCCCGGTCAGAATTATACGCTCGCGGGTGGAAGCGGGATGGCAGTGACTCGCCAGTCGTCGCCTACAGCACGCATTTCAGTGATCTTGAGTTGGGGGGCGTCGGCCAGTTTCTCAAGCGGCCAGTCCAGCAAAGGCCGGGCGGCGGAACCGAGGAACTTGCCGGCGATGAATATCACGTACTCATCCACCAGGCCTTGCTGGGCAAATGCCCCCGCCAGGCTTGGGCCAGCCTCTACCAACACTTCGTTGACGCCACGGGCGGCCAAGGCGACCAACGCCGAACGCAGATCAACCTGGCCATCGACGCCCGGCACCACCAGGCACTCGGGGCCACGGGGGAACTGGTTCTCCGGGGTCACACAGGTGATTACCAACGCCGGCCCGGCCTTGAAGAACGGGGCATTGAGCGGCACGCGCAAACGGCCATCGATCAGCACGCGCAACGGCGGACGCGACATGGCGAGCGCCGTGGTGGCTTCGTCCAGACCGAGTTCGGCGGCGCGCACGGTCAGGCGGGCGCCGTCGGCCAGCACCGTATCGGCGCCGGTCAGCACCACACTGGCCTCGGCACGCAGGCGCTGCACAGCGGCGCGGGCAGCAGGGCCGGTGATCCATTGGCTTTCGCCGCTGGCCATGGCAGTGCGACCGTCCAGGCTCATCGCCAGCTTGACCCGCACGAAGGGCAGGCCGTGTTCCATGCGCTTGAGAAACCCCGGATTCAACGCGCGGGCCTGGGCTTCCAGAACGCCACTGAGGACCTCGATCCCGGCCTGCGCCAAACGCTGCATGCCGCGCCCGGCCACTTCGGGGTTCGGGTCCTGCATGCCGGCCACCACACGTGCGACACCGGCCGTTACCAACGCGTCCGCGCACGGCGGCGTGCGCCCATGGTGGCTGCAGGGTTCGAGGGTCACGTACACCGTGGCGCCACGGGCCTTGTCACCGGCGGCACGCAGGGCGTTGGGTTCGGCATGGGGTTCGCCGGTGCGCTCGTGCCAGCCTTCGCCGACAATCTGCCCATCGCGCACAATCACGCAGCCCACACGCGGATTGGGATGGGTGGTGTACAAACCCTTGCGCGCGAGTTCCAGGGCGCGGGCCATGTAATGGGCGTCGAGCACCGCTTGTTCGGCAGACGGTGGGTTCATTCTTTGGCAGGCTCCCGGGCCAGGCGGTCGATTTCTTCGCGGAACTCATTGAGGTCCTGGAAGCGTCGATACACCGAGGCGAAACGGATGTAGGCGACTTCGTCGAGCTTTTGCAGCTCGCCCATCACCAACTCTCCCACCACCAGGCTCTTGACCTCGCGCTCGCCGGTGGCACGCAGCTTGTGCTTGATATGCACCAGCGCCGCCTCCAGCCGCTCGACACTCACCGGGCGTTTTTCCAGGGCACGCTGCATACCAGCGCGCAGTTTTTCTTCGTCGAAGGGTTGGCGACTGCCGTCGGATTTGATCAGGCGCGGCAACACCAGTTCGGCGGTTTCGAAGGTGGTGAAACGTTCACCGCAGGCCAGGCATTCGCGCCGGCGACGCACTTGATCGCCCTCGGCGACCAGACGCGAGTCAATGACCTTGGTGTCGTTGGCACCGCAGAAGGGACAGTGCATGGTGGGCAGGCAACAAATAAAGGGAGGGCCATGGTAGCGCATCCCCGTGGCAAGACAAGCCATAGCCTTTACGGTATATAGGCTGACTATTATGTTTCATATTTTTTAAGCCACGGATTTTGTCCTTTCTGGAGCCGTACATGCAGTTACGACCACTTGTTTTGATCACCCTGTTCAGTTTCCTGGTCGCCTGCAGCAGCGAAGCCCCCAAACCGACCACGCCTCAACCGACGCCCGCGCAAGAGAAAAAAGTCCCCGGTATTGAAGACCTCGGCCCCCTGCCCGCCTATCAGCGGGAAATCAGCGGCAGCCTGAGCAACATTCCGGCCGGTGCCGAAGTCGAGATGGCGCTGCTGGTGATCGACGACCGTTCGCGCCCGCAGCAATTGCTGGCCAGCAGCGTGTTGACCGGCAATGGTCAACCGTTGGCCTTTCGCCTGCGCTTCAACCCCGAGGCGTTCCCGGTCGGTGCGCGGGTTGAGTTGCGCGGTCGCGCCAGCCAGTCCGGCCAGTTGATCCTGCACTTGCCCGCCGTGCGCATCACCCAGGCGATCACCCAGACCACCGGCCCCCTGCAACTCATCAAGGCCCCATGACGCCACCGCTGGGCCTGCAAGCCGCCCTGAGCGAACTGATCGGCGACGCACACTTGGTGCCCTGCCCACTGCAGGGCACCGAGTTGTCGTTGTGGTTGCTGGATGCGGACAACATGGACCGCGCCTTCAGCCCCGAGGAAACCCGGCGCATCCTGCATGAACCGCCCTACTGGAGTTTTTGCTGGGCCAGTGGCCTGGCGTTGGCGCGCTACCTGGCGGCGAACCCGGAGTGGGTTGCAGGCAAGCGCGTACTGGACTTTGGCGCCGGCTCCGGCGTGGCCGGGATTGCGGCCGTCAAAGCGGGCGCCCTGGAAGTGGTGGCCTGCGACCTCGACCCGCTGGCGCTGGCGGCCTGCCGGGCGAATGCCGAGCTCAACGGTGTGGAACTGGGTTACTCCGCAGACTTTTTTGCCGAAGCCGATCGCTTCGACCTGATCCTGGTGGCCGACGTGCTCTACGACCGCGCGAACCTTCCGCTGCTGGATCAGTTCCTGACCCGTGGCCGCGAAACGCTGGTGGCGGATTCGCGAGTAAGAGATTTTCAGCACCCGGATTATCAAAGGCTGGAGATCCTTGATGCGCTGACATTGCCCGACCTGGCGGAGCCTTGGGAGTTTCGCAAGGTGAGCCTGTACCATTCGCGGCGCCAGCCCTTATAGTTGCCCCATTCCCGCTTTATTCGAGACGCCCCATGAGTCAGCCCACGCCGTACATCTTCGACGTCACTACCGCCAATTTTGACCAGGCGGTGATCCAGAACTCCTTTGAAAAACTTGTACTGGTGGACTTCTGGGCCGAGTGGTGCGCGCCGTGCAAGGCGTTGATGCCGCTGCTGGCGCAGATTGCCGAGAGTTATCAGGGTGAGTTGCTGCTGGCCAAGGTCGACTGCGAGGCCGAGCAGGATATCGTTGCGCGTTTTGGTATTCGCAGCCTGCCGACGGTGGTGCTATTCAAGGATGGCCAGCCGGTGGACGGGTTTGCCGGGGCGCAGCCGGAGTCGGCGGTGCGGGCGATGCTGGAACCGCATGTGCAGATGCCACCGCCGGCTGCAGCCGATCCGCTGGAACAGGCTCAAGCACTGTTTGCCGAAGGTCGCATCAGCGACGCCGAAGCGGTGCTGGTCGCGCTGTTGGGCGAAGACAACACCAACGCTGCCGCGTTGATCCTCTACGCACGCTGCCTGGCCGAGCGTGGTGAATTGGGCGAAGCCCAGACTGTGCTGGACGCGGTGAAAAGCGACGACCACAAGGCCGCTCTCGCCGGGGCCAAGGCGCAGATCACCTTCCTGCGCCAGGCGGCCGACCTGCCCGACGCCGCCGACCTGAAAAGCCGCCTGGCGCAAAATCCGCAGGACGATGAAGCGGCCTACCAGTTGACGATCCAGCAATTGGCGCGCCAGCAGTACGACGCGGCGCTGGAAGGTTTGCTCAAGTTGTTCATCCGCAACCGCAGCTACAGCGAAGGTCTGCCGCACAAGACTTTGCTGCAGGTGTTCGAACTGCTGGGCAATGATCACCCGCTGGTGAGCGTGTACCGCCGCAAGTTGTTTGCCGCGTTGTATTAACCCTCCACTGTAGGAGCGAGCTTGCTCGCTCCTACAAGGGGGTGTGGGTCCAGGTATAAAGGGGCGTATCCCCGCCGCTGCTGACCTTGACATGGGCGCTATGGCGCAAGCGCACCAGCAGGCGCTTGCCTGACACCGCATCGCCGGCCAATCCTTCCAACTGATCGAGCAATTCCAGGCCGCTGAGCTGCCCGGCCTTGCGCAACAGGTCCTGGGCGTTCTGCCACAGGTCGTCATTCTGCTTGACCGGTTCCACTGGCGCTGCAGCGGGGACAGGCGTCGCCTGCAATTGCGCGCCCAGCCGTGCCCAGTCGCCGTCATCCAGCTCCAGGGTCAAGTCCACCGGCAGGTCGCCGACGGTTCCACGAATTCGCAACATCGTCCTTACTCCTGCACTTTTCTGACGGGCATGCTCCCATGCGGCTTGCGCAACGCCAAGCGGGCGGTCAAACTCTGACGCTATTGTTATAAGATCACATAACACAACTTTCATGTTCTGGAGTCTTCCCATGCGCCGTCTGTTGCTTGCTTTGCCGTTCGCCCTGCTGCCATTGGCGGTTGCCCATGCCCATGATGATCACGACCATGAACACGGCAGCCTTGGCGCCCACGAGCATGGCGTCGGCCGCCTCAACGCGGTACTCGACGGCCAGGCCCTGGAGCTTGAACTGGACAGCCCGGCGATGAACCTGGTGGGTTTTGAACACCTGGCCACCACCCCGGCGGACAAAGCCAAGGTCGCCGCTGCACGCAAACAGCTGGAAAACCCAGTCGTCCTGTTCAACCTGCCCAAGGCCGCCGGTTGTGTGGTCAGCAGCCAGGAACTCAACAGCCCGCTGTTCGGCGATAAGCCCGAAGCCGACCATGACGACGACGATGATGACGCCAAAGACGGCGCCCACGAGCATCATCACGACCACAGCGAAATTCACGCCCACTACCAGTTCACCTGCGCCACGCCGACAGCGCTGAGCAACCTGGACCTGACCCAGGTATTCAAGACCTTCCCCGCCACCCAGAAAATTCAGGTACAACTGATCGGCCCGAGCGGCCAACAAGGTGTGGAAGCGACGGCCACAGCAGCCACTCTGAAGTTCTGAGTTCACATGACCCACGCATTGATCGAACTG of Pseudomonas azotoformans contains these proteins:
- the thiL gene encoding thiamine-phosphate kinase, which translates into the protein MGEFELIRNYFAAAPCAQGGEGIALGIGDDCALLALPAGEQLAISTDTLVAGVHFADPCDPFLLGQRSLAVAVSDLAAMGANPLAFTLALTTPTVDADWLQRYAQGLNLMAQRCGVGLVGGDTTRGPLSLTLTVFGRVPAGQALTRSGAQPGDLLCVGGELGNAAGALPLVLGQRSADTAIAEPLLAHYWSPQPQLALGLVLRGKATSAMDISDGLLADCGHIAMASKVSLLIERERLPLSQALLAFVGADEARVAALSGGDDYVLAFTLPSAELAPLLADGWPIHVIGRVEAGQGVTLLDGNGQDITPAIRGYQHFRETP
- the nusB gene encoding transcription antitermination factor NusB, producing the protein MISDESDNFNPREPRPADAGKPSKNEKRRAARQLATQALYQRHLAGASLNEIEAQFRVDNDFTFADLPYFHDILHGVHAHLTEIDTALAPCLDLTIEELDPVELCVMRLSAWELLYRVDVPYRVVINEGIELAKVYGSTDGHKFVNGVLDKLAPRLREAEVKAYKR
- the ribH gene encoding 6,7-dimethyl-8-ribityllumazine synthase, producing the protein MTLKTIEGTFIAPKGRYALVVGRFNSFVVESLVSGAVDALVRHGVSESDITIIRAPGAFEIPLVAQKVAQQGEYAAIIALGAVIRGGTPHFEYVAGECTKGLAQVSMEFGVPVAFGVLTVDSIEQAIERSGTKAGNKGAEAALSALEMVSLLSQLEAK
- the ribBA gene encoding bifunctional 3,4-dihydroxy-2-butanone-4-phosphate synthase/GTP cyclohydrolase II — encoded protein: MALNSIEELVEDIRQGKMVILMDDEDRENEGDIIMAAEACKPEHINFMAKHARGLICMPMSRERCELLKLPLMAPRNGSGFGTKFTVSIEATTGVTTGISAADRARTVQAAAAKDAKAEDIVSPGHIFPLMAQPGGTLARAGHTEAACDLARMAGFEPSGVICEVMNDDGTMARRTELEAFAAEHNLKIGTIADLIHYRMIHERTVQRIAEQPLDSELGQFNLVTYRDSVEGDVHMALTLGNICAEEPTLVRVHNMDPLRDLLMVKQPGRWSLRAAMAAVSEAGSGVVLLLGHPLDGDVLLAHIRETADHAPVKKPTTYSIVGAGSQILRDLGVRKMRLMSAPMKFNAISGFDLEVVEYVPSE
- a CDS encoding riboflavin synthase, producing MFTGIIESIGSIRAMTPKGGDVRLLVETGKLDLGDVKLGDSIAVSGVCLTVIELPGNGFAADVSRETLDCTAMNDLKAGSPVNLEKALTPTTRLGGHLVSGHVDGVGEVVSRSENARAVEFRIRAPKELAKYIAHKGSITVDGTSLTVNAVNGAEFELTIIPHTLSETIMASYQPGRRVNLEVDLLARYLERLLLGEKAAEPVTGNITESFLAANGYLKS
- the ribD gene encoding bifunctional diaminohydroxyphosphoribosylaminopyrimidine deaminase/5-amino-6-(5-phosphoribosylamino)uracil reductase RibD — protein: MNPPSAEQAVLDAHYMARALELARKGLYTTHPNPRVGCVIVRDGQIVGEGWHERTGEPHAEPNALRAAGDKARGATVYVTLEPCSHHGRTPPCADALVTAGVARVVAGMQDPNPEVAGRGMQRLAQAGIEVLSGVLEAQARALNPGFLKRMEHGLPFVRVKLAMSLDGRTAMASGESQWITGPAARAAVQRLRAEASVVLTGADTVLADGARLTVRAAELGLDEATTALAMSRPPLRVLIDGRLRVPLNAPFFKAGPALVITCVTPENQFPRGPECLVVPGVDGQVDLRSALVALAARGVNEVLVEAGPSLAGAFAQQGLVDEYVIFIAGKFLGSAARPLLDWPLEKLADAPQLKITEMRAVGDDWRVTAIPLPPASV
- the nrdR gene encoding transcriptional regulator NrdR, with translation MHCPFCGANDTKVIDSRLVAEGDQVRRRRECLACGERFTTFETAELVLPRLIKSDGSRQPFDEEKLRAGMQRALEKRPVSVERLEAALVHIKHKLRATGEREVKSLVVGELVMGELQKLDEVAYIRFASVYRRFQDLNEFREEIDRLAREPAKE
- a CDS encoding YbaY family lipoprotein, which encodes MQLRPLVLITLFSFLVACSSEAPKPTTPQPTPAQEKKVPGIEDLGPLPAYQREISGSLSNIPAGAEVEMALLVIDDRSRPQQLLASSVLTGNGQPLAFRLRFNPEAFPVGARVELRGRASQSGQLILHLPAVRITQAITQTTGPLQLIKAP
- a CDS encoding class I SAM-dependent methyltransferase; the encoded protein is MTPPLGLQAALSELIGDAHLVPCPLQGTELSLWLLDADNMDRAFSPEETRRILHEPPYWSFCWASGLALARYLAANPEWVAGKRVLDFGAGSGVAGIAAVKAGALEVVACDLDPLALAACRANAELNGVELGYSADFFAEADRFDLILVADVLYDRANLPLLDQFLTRGRETLVADSRVRDFQHPDYQRLEILDALTLPDLAEPWEFRKVSLYHSRRQPL
- the trxA gene encoding thioredoxin; the protein is MSQPTPYIFDVTTANFDQAVIQNSFEKLVLVDFWAEWCAPCKALMPLLAQIAESYQGELLLAKVDCEAEQDIVARFGIRSLPTVVLFKDGQPVDGFAGAQPESAVRAMLEPHVQMPPPAAADPLEQAQALFAEGRISDAEAVLVALLGEDNTNAAALILYARCLAERGELGEAQTVLDAVKSDDHKAALAGAKAQITFLRQAADLPDAADLKSRLAQNPQDDEAAYQLTIQQLARQQYDAALEGLLKLFIRNRSYSEGLPHKTLLQVFELLGNDHPLVSVYRRKLFAALY
- a CDS encoding DUF2796 domain-containing protein, which translates into the protein MRRLLLALPFALLPLAVAHAHDDHDHEHGSLGAHEHGVGRLNAVLDGQALELELDSPAMNLVGFEHLATTPADKAKVAAARKQLENPVVLFNLPKAAGCVVSSQELNSPLFGDKPEADHDDDDDDAKDGAHEHHHDHSEIHAHYQFTCATPTALSNLDLTQVFKTFPATQKIQVQLIGPSGQQGVEATATAATLKF